One Artemia franciscana chromosome 7, ASM3288406v1, whole genome shotgun sequence DNA segment encodes these proteins:
- the LOC136028600 gene encoding uncharacterized protein LOC136028600 yields the protein MEPSEAVIEAERPNITLTCEIIFGEPSMLVGVRWYLDGDLLKELPECNLNDTSYVYVDEDFCDIDQSKLLLENVVRFFQGNYSCEGMTSAGWGPRSEEEELVIRCKFYSSTDESR from the exons ATGGAGCCTTCAGAGGCAGTGATAGAAGCAGAAAGGCCCAATATAACACTGACCTGTGAAATCATCTTTGGTGAGCCATCAATGCTAGTTGGTGTTCGATGGTACTTGGACGGTGATTTACTCAAGGAGTTACCAGAGTGTAAT ctCAATGACACTAGCTATGTATATGTCGATGAAGATTTTTGCGACATTGATCAAAGTAAATTGCTTCTTGAGAATGTGGTAAGGTTCTTCCAGGGTAATTATTCTTGTGAAGGAATGACTTCTGCTGGCTGGGGACCAAGGTCAGAAGAAGAGGAATTAGTCATACGTTGTAAGTTTTACTCAAGCACTGACGAATCCAGGTGA